A section of the Pseudomonas sp. Q1-7 genome encodes:
- a CDS encoding NIPSNAP family protein — MNHKPVVDHRIYTIRPRAMGEFLELFDRLAMPVLLRHLGPPLAFYTSSIGPLNQVVHLWGYDSLADFEKRSLARDRDPAFAPYLTATTGLVLAQETRIIRPVHFNALEGLQP, encoded by the coding sequence ATGAACCACAAGCCGGTCGTGGACCACCGCATCTACACCATCCGCCCGCGGGCCATGGGCGAGTTCCTCGAGCTCTTCGACCGCCTGGCCATGCCGGTTCTGCTGAGGCACCTGGGGCCGCCGCTGGCCTTCTACACCAGCAGCATTGGCCCGCTGAACCAGGTGGTGCACTTGTGGGGCTACGACAGCCTGGCCGACTTCGAGAAACGCAGCCTGGCGCGTGACCGCGACCCGGCGTTCGCCCCGTATCTCACGGCCACCACCGGCCTGGTGCTGGCCCAGGAGACGCGGATCATCCGCCCCGTCCATTTCAATGCGCTGGAGGGATTGCAGCCATAG